CGAGACCGCCGAGTTCATACCGCCGTACATGCGCTGCCACCTGGTCAGCAACGTGGTCCACAGCAAGACCGGCGCGGTCGCCCGCCGCGAACGGGTCCAGGAATTCATCGACACCCCCGCCCACGCCCCCACCGGAGAGGATCTTCCGCGCCGGGCGGTGCTCAGCAACTGCAACTGCTTCACCGAAGGCGTCGACATCCCCTCCCTGGACTCCATCCTGTTCGCCGAACCCAAGAGCAGCCCGATCCAGATCCTCCAGGCCGTCGGCCGAGCCCTGCGCCAGACCCCCGGACAAGGCAAGATCGCCCGCATCATCGTCCCCGTCTACCTCAGCCCGGACCAACAGCTCGAAGAAGGCGTCAAAGGCACCAGCTTCCACCTGCTGCACCAAATCCTCATCAGCCTCAGCGTCTGGGACGAACTCGTCTTCGACCGCATCCACTTCCTGGGCGGTGACCGCACCCTGCGCCCCTACACCCCCGCCCGCCCGCTGCGCGCCGACGAACTGATCGAACTGCTCCATCCCAAGAACACCCCCGCCCCCAACCAGATCTGGGACAGCGCCTACGAACACGCGCAGGCCTTCCACGCCCGACACGGACACGTGAACGTCCCAGACCGCCACCGCACCGACGACGGCTTCTACCTGGGCTGGTGGCTGGGCACGCAGCGCAGCCTGAACCAGCACGGCATGCTTCTGCCGGAGCGCGCCGAAGCCCTCGACCTGCTGGACATGCGATGGGAACACTCCCGCACCAGCATCGAGTTCACCCTCGACATGGCACGCGACTATGTAGCCCGGCACGGCCACCTCGTCCCCGCCCAGGGCGAGTCCCATGGCGGCATCCCTCTGGGAGCACGGCTCTCCCGGCTCCGCGCCGAAGCGGACCGCCGCGAACTGCCCTACTGCTACCACCGTGCCCTCACCGAGATCTACCCCTGGTGGAACAGCCGCTGGGACAAAACCGGGCGGTGGCGCTGCACCTACGCCGCCGTCGTGGCCGCCGCCCGCCGGAACACGGTGCCCTTCCCCGACCACGGCCCGGAACAGGCCGAAAACCCCTACAGCGAATGGCTGGCCGACCAGATCGCCGCCCTACCCCGCCTCACCACCACCCAGCATGAACTTCTCGGCCAGATCCCCCTGCGCCACCCTCTCGCGTACCTGCTGCGCCGCCCCCGCGGATACTCGGCCTGGGCCTTCCACAAAGGACTGCGGGAGGCCTACCTGTTCCGCCGCGCCCACCAACACCTCGCCGTCCCCGCCACTTACCGAGGCAACGACCAAGGCCCCCCACTCCTACTGCGCCGCTGGCTGTCCGAACGCCGCCGGAACGTCACCCGGCTCACCACACAGCAGATCAACGCCCTGGAGGCGCTGGACATGCGATGGAGCTAACCCGTCGACCACAAGAAGACCGCCCCGCCTCACCCCAAACGACGAACGACGATGAGGAACAAGGAGCCGTAATGCTGAGCAGCAACCCTGCCGAGAAAGCCGAGGAAGAGACCGCAACCAGCGCTGTCCACGCACACTCCGACGCAGATACACGATCTTCGCCGCCGTCGGTGTTGCTGGCGAACCCGAGCGATGTCGTGGCAGACGAGCTGTTCTACGCGACGGTAGAGGAATGCGAGGACTGCCGGACGATCTTGCTCGACTGCGCCGCACAGGACGCGCAAGCGGTGAAAAAGCTGGTGGACTGGGCATTCTGGATCACCTCCGAAGTACACGGCGGCCTTCCTGACGCACTCGTGAACCCAAACCCACCCAAGGACACTCTTTTCCACCCCTCAGCCACCTTCTGCCGCCTCGCCGAGAGATACCGCACAGGTCAGACAAACAGTGCCGACCATGTCCGCGGACCAGAGCAGCGCCGGGAAGTGGCGGATGACGCTGTCACCCTTGTGACCGGACTCGACCGGTACGGGGCAGACTTCCTCTACTGGTAACCGCCCCTGCCAGACCGAACCTGATCCCACGGCAACGATGTGCCAGGATCACTCTGCAAAGAGGGGGGATCCCGGTGGGTTCGCTGCAGGTAGATGTACTGGCATACGAGGCGCCGTGCGAGCGGTGTTCTTTTTCCCTGTGGTGGGTGTTCGGCCTACTGCCGTCATACCGACCGCATGGTGAGGAGTTCACCACCACGGACTTCCCCGAAGCCGTCGACATGGCACGCCGCATCCTTGCGGCGCCGGACGGCGACACGGCAGACGTCGCAGCACAGTTGCACGACCGGCCTGCCTGGCAGCGGGGCCGCAGCTTCAACCCGAACCGGTGCGGCGCCTGCGGGCATCACGCAGACTGGCACGCCCTCGACACGATCATCACTCACGTCTACCACCACGAGGGATGGATCTATGCCGCCGCCGGCCGGGTCCCCGTCCCTGAGTGGCGTGCGATCAGAGGCCGGGGACAAGGAATCTACTGGCCGTACTGCTGATTCCCGCGGACCCGCCCCCTCGACGTCTCCAGCCGCGCCATGAGGAACCACCTGATGACCACCGACTCCAGCATCGACGACACGCCCACCTCGGATCGCCCCGAACGCCGGGAGCTGCGCCCCGATCAGCAGGCGGCGGTGGACAGCGCGGTCCGGCACCTCTGGAAGCCTGGGGCGCGTGGGCATGTGGTCTCGGCGTGCGGGACGGGTAAGACGCTGATCGCGCTGCGCACTGCCGAGGCGCTCGATGCCCGCCACCTTCTGGTGGCAGTGCCGTCCCTGGACTTGCTGGGGCAGTGGGCGGCCGCGGCCCGCGCGGATGGGCGCCGTGAACGGTTGATGGCGGTCTCTTCCTTCGATGCCAGCAAGCATCCTCTGCTGGCTGGCGCTGGGGCGGTGTCCACGAGTTCGGGGGAGTACCTGGCCTATTGGTTGGCCCAGCGCACCAAGCGGCGGGAGCGGGTGACCGTGTTCGTCACCCTCGACTCGCTGCCCAGAATCGAAGAGACCCAGCACACAGTCTTCCCGGTTCCCGTCTTCGACCTGCTGGTGGTGGATGAGGCACACCGCACCGCCGGATCCTGGGAAAAGCAGTGGACGATGATCCACGACCAGACCCGGGTCCTGGCCGACCGCCGTCTCTACCTGACCGCGACACCCTACGAGTGGGAAGCCCCCCGCCTGACCGAGGCTCCGGACACACGTCCGCAGCCCAAGCGTACCGCGACCACCACCCCCCAATGGGAGACCCCCTCCCTGATCGCGTCAATGGACGACCCCAAGGTGTTCGGCAAACGCCTGCACACCTACTCCCACGCAGACGCGATCGACGACGGCGTCCTAGCCGACTACCAACTCCTGATCCCCGCGATCACCGACACCGACCTGCGCAGCGCCCTCACCGACACCGACGCCCAGACCGGCTTCGGTCCCACGGCCCGCCGTACGAGCGCCCTGCACCTGGCCGTCCTCAAAGCCATGACCGAGCACGACCTCAAGCACGTGATCGTCTACTTCCAGCAGATCGCGGACGCCGCGGACTTCGCCCGCCAATTCAGCCACACCCTGCGCACCCTCCCCGCCCAACAGCGCCCCGACTGGGCCCCAGACCTCCTCGTGCAGTCGATCAACGGCACCCACACCCCCGACCAACGCCAGAAGATCCAGAACCGCTTCATCGCCGCTCCCCGCAGCATCCTGACCAACGCACAAGTCCTCGGCGAGGGCATCGACCTGCCCGCCGTGGACGCGGTCGTGTTCGCGGACCGCACCGCGAGCGTGCGCCGCATCGTCCAGGCCCTCGGCCGCGCCCTACGCAAACCCCCCACCCTCGCCACCAAGACAGCGAGTCTGGTCATCCCGGCCTACACCCCACCCGACGCCGACCCCACCGACCTCCTCGGCACCCCCTACGAGGCCCTCTGGCTCGTCACCGCAGCGCTGCGCCACCACGACCAGACCATCGCCGCCCGCGCCCCACGCAAGAACACCAAGCGCCGCCTGGAAACCGACACCCAC
This portion of the Streptomyces roseifaciens genome encodes:
- a CDS encoding DEAD/DEAH box helicase, whose protein sequence is MLGAVSEDQLTEDQEDPFVTPLRGHQAIAVRNTVSAFLDHHARVSVVMATGTGKTHVALHVTYRIAPRGNVILFAPNIQLLYQTAQVWHREGRRGLYLTICSQDGVGTVPGGLLRVTSAEELAHHAARAAAFGPLNVLCTYHSQDKVEEAHREHHLARWDLIICDEAHRTAGDGNKAWAHVLDDALIPARHRLHLTATPRVLAPNVGEDILGTDVIASMDDPRLYGPVVYRLSLAESIAQGLLADYEIVAVEVTENDLRQALRNTRRIDATSEGLRLAAAQVALLHAQHLYDLRRTLTFHTYIADASVYAETLTETAEFIPPYMRCHLVSNVVHSKTGAVARRERVQEFIDTPAHAPTGEDLPRRAVLSNCNCFTEGVDIPSLDSILFAEPKSSPIQILQAVGRALRQTPGQGKIARIIVPVYLSPDQQLEEGVKGTSFHLLHQILISLSVWDELVFDRIHFLGGDRTLRPYTPARPLRADELIELLHPKNTPAPNQIWDSAYEHAQAFHARHGHVNVPDRHRTDDGFYLGWWLGTQRSLNQHGMLLPERAEALDLLDMRWEHSRTSIEFTLDMARDYVARHGHLVPAQGESHGGIPLGARLSRLRAEADRRELPYCYHRALTEIYPWWNSRWDKTGRWRCTYAAVVAAARRNTVPFPDHGPEQAENPYSEWLADQIAALPRLTTTQHELLGQIPLRHPLAYLLRRPRGYSAWAFHKGLREAYLFRRAHQHLAVPATYRGNDQGPPLLLRRWLSERRRNVTRLTTQQINALEALDMRWS
- a CDS encoding DEAD/DEAH box helicase, with the translated sequence MTTDSSIDDTPTSDRPERRELRPDQQAAVDSAVRHLWKPGARGHVVSACGTGKTLIALRTAEALDARHLLVAVPSLDLLGQWAAAARADGRRERLMAVSSFDASKHPLLAGAGAVSTSSGEYLAYWLAQRTKRRERVTVFVTLDSLPRIEETQHTVFPVPVFDLLVVDEAHRTAGSWEKQWTMIHDQTRVLADRRLYLTATPYEWEAPRLTEAPDTRPQPKRTATTTPQWETPSLIASMDDPKVFGKRLHTYSHADAIDDGVLADYQLLIPAITDTDLRSALTDTDAQTGFGPTARRTSALHLAVLKAMTEHDLKHVIVYFQQIADAADFARQFSHTLRTLPAQQRPDWAPDLLVQSINGTHTPDQRQKIQNRFIAAPRSILTNAQVLGEGIDLPAVDAVVFADRTASVRRIVQALGRALRKPPTLATKTASLVIPAYTPPDADPTDLLGTPYEALWLVTAALRHHDQTIAARAPRKNTKRRLETDTHQLIARRFRFDFTLDADHIARAMDLIAWPAVGTTLSTPRRAGLAAAVRYHTEHGHLRVPTDYEDSYGYRLGSFIDGQRTAHRQGTLTAEWIAELEDLGMIWDAHEATWAGHLTTVEAFHAEHGHLAIPATKPGGQFLTDQRSLARKGHLDPTREAQLTALDSHWTLPHGPDWHRKYHLLRRQIEAGHAPATWQRDLTIDGVKAGGWLHRQFTAWTRLDDGQRALLTHLGLTPDQVPLPAPKTSSTSGTRTRRSFGQTAELLRLFVERWSRPPSAREWMEVDGERVMIGPWLCKVRTKQNLGQLTQEQGQLMIDILKGEWGAADRESSAEEPGQLSEIP